Proteins co-encoded in one Natronorubrum daqingense genomic window:
- a CDS encoding sugar phosphate nucleotidyltransferase, whose product MAVRSAIVLAAGEGKRLRPMTEHRPKPMLPAATRPILAHVFDALVESGITEITVVVGYGHNRVQSAFGSTYRDVSVTYVTQDKQLGSGHALSVADSATTSPCLVVNGDQLVDTQILRDVVDGHDDSVATIGAIQHGDVTDYGGVLLERDETGGSPRVREIVENPRDDRGYLLNAGVYVLEQRAIDAIGGANSRPGEHSLVDGLATLIEGDETVRGVRSSGLWIDATYPWDLLEVADALLEASEGGVDHRIASSAKIHDSATIRGPVVIAEDCVVGPGAVVGPNVCLGENVTVGSNVVCEHSVIDADTRIGPNATLIDCVSGRGVRVGPGSTVVGGPGDVHVEDRIHRNEGLGALLADRVRDGGGVTYRPGTIVGSNATLESGATVSGTIDSETEVRS is encoded by the coding sequence ATGGCTGTTCGATCTGCAATCGTCCTCGCCGCAGGGGAAGGAAAACGGCTTCGACCGATGACGGAACACCGGCCGAAGCCGATGCTTCCCGCCGCCACCAGACCGATTCTGGCGCACGTCTTCGATGCCCTGGTCGAAAGCGGGATTACGGAAATTACCGTGGTCGTCGGCTACGGACACAACCGAGTGCAATCCGCGTTCGGGTCGACCTATCGCGACGTTTCGGTGACGTATGTCACGCAGGACAAACAACTCGGAAGCGGTCACGCCCTGAGCGTTGCCGATTCGGCGACGACCTCGCCCTGTCTCGTCGTCAACGGCGACCAACTCGTCGACACGCAAATTCTGCGTGACGTCGTCGACGGACACGACGATTCCGTGGCGACGATCGGTGCGATCCAACACGGCGACGTGACCGACTACGGCGGCGTCCTCCTCGAGCGCGACGAAACGGGCGGATCACCGCGAGTCCGCGAAATCGTCGAGAATCCCCGCGACGACCGCGGCTACCTCCTCAACGCCGGCGTCTACGTCCTCGAGCAACGGGCGATCGACGCGATCGGCGGAGCGAACTCGCGACCCGGCGAGCACTCGCTCGTCGACGGCCTCGCGACGTTGATCGAGGGCGACGAGACCGTTCGTGGCGTCCGCTCGAGTGGTCTCTGGATCGATGCGACCTACCCGTGGGATCTCCTCGAGGTCGCCGACGCGTTGCTCGAGGCGAGTGAGGGCGGCGTCGACCATCGAATCGCGTCGTCCGCTAAGATACACGACAGTGCGACGATTCGTGGTCCGGTCGTGATCGCCGAGGACTGCGTCGTCGGGCCGGGTGCCGTCGTCGGACCCAACGTCTGTCTCGGGGAAAACGTCACCGTCGGATCGAACGTCGTCTGCGAGCACAGCGTCATCGACGCCGACACGCGAATCGGTCCGAACGCGACGCTGATCGACTGCGTGAGCGGTCGCGGCGTCCGGGTCGGCCCGGGGTCGACCGTCGTCGGCGGCCCCGGCGACGTTCACGTCGAGGATCGCATCCACCGAAACGAAGGCCTCGGTGCGTTGCTCGCGGATCGGGTTCGCGACGGCGGCGGCGTCACGTACCGGCCGGGAACGATCGTCGGCTCGAACGCGACCCTCGAGTCGGGCGCGACCGTGAGCGGTACGATCGACTCCGAGACGGAGGTTCGATCCTGA
- the glmS gene encoding glutamine--fructose-6-phosphate transaminase (isomerizing) — MCGIVGYVGTERDAIDVLLDGLSGLEYRGYDSAGVALASDPLDVYKREGELSALESAVPVKDLRGPACGIGHTRWSTHGPPSDRNAHPHADESNRVAVVHNGIIENYQSLRDELSADGVAFTSETDTEVVPHLIGRALEEGRSPEAAFRAAIDRIEGSYAIAAVFADSDAIYATRQASPLVLGVGDDGYHLASDAPAFVEYTDRVVYLEDGQFARLEPDAIAVTDANGTPVETTVETLEWDAEDAGKSGYDHYMLKEIHEQPTALRQCLRGRVDELSGIVTLEELDSVGSVSDVQLVACGTSYHAAVFGASLLCDRGVRATAMLASEYSSERVPVDSSTLVVGVTQSGETADTMRALREANKAGGETVAVTNTVGSSAARECDHALYIRAGPEIGVAATKTFASQQVALTLLACHLGGEATHELVRTLRDVPDQIQTILDTSRATSIAQTYVDSDAFFFIGRGSQYPVALEGALKLKEISYEHAEGFAAGELKHGPLALVTEDTPVFAMVTGDDEQARKTVSNVKEVNARGAPVVAVTDGQTNVDRYADHVLEVPPSTEIGTAITANVQLQLLAYWIAHELGRSIDKPRHLAKSVTVE, encoded by the coding sequence ATGTGTGGAATCGTCGGCTACGTCGGGACGGAACGCGACGCCATCGATGTTCTGCTCGACGGCCTCTCCGGCCTCGAATATCGGGGCTACGACTCGGCGGGAGTCGCGCTGGCGAGCGATCCACTCGACGTCTACAAGCGAGAGGGGGAGCTTTCGGCCCTCGAGTCCGCGGTTCCGGTAAAGGACCTCCGCGGGCCAGCCTGTGGCATCGGTCACACGCGCTGGAGTACGCACGGACCGCCATCGGACCGGAACGCGCACCCACACGCAGATGAGTCGAATCGGGTTGCCGTCGTCCACAACGGAATTATCGAGAACTACCAGTCGCTTCGCGACGAGCTCTCGGCCGACGGCGTGGCGTTCACGAGCGAGACGGACACGGAGGTCGTCCCCCACCTGATTGGTCGAGCCCTGGAGGAGGGACGCTCACCCGAAGCCGCGTTTCGCGCCGCAATCGATCGCATCGAGGGGAGCTACGCTATCGCGGCCGTCTTCGCCGATTCGGACGCCATCTACGCGACCCGGCAGGCGTCGCCACTCGTCCTGGGGGTCGGCGACGACGGCTACCACCTCGCGAGCGATGCACCGGCGTTCGTCGAGTACACGGACCGCGTCGTCTACCTCGAGGACGGACAGTTCGCCCGCCTCGAGCCCGACGCCATCGCCGTGACGGACGCGAACGGTACGCCAGTCGAGACGACGGTCGAAACGCTCGAGTGGGACGCCGAGGACGCCGGCAAGAGCGGGTACGACCACTACATGCTCAAAGAGATCCACGAGCAGCCGACGGCCCTTCGCCAGTGTCTTCGCGGGCGCGTCGACGAACTGAGCGGAATAGTCACGCTCGAGGAACTCGACTCCGTTGGGTCGGTTTCAGACGTTCAACTCGTGGCGTGTGGAACGTCGTATCACGCCGCCGTCTTCGGCGCGTCGTTGCTCTGCGATCGCGGCGTTCGCGCGACGGCGATGCTGGCCAGCGAGTACTCGAGCGAACGGGTGCCGGTCGATTCTTCGACGCTCGTCGTCGGCGTCACCCAGAGCGGCGAGACCGCCGACACGATGCGGGCACTTCGCGAGGCAAACAAGGCCGGTGGGGAGACCGTCGCCGTGACGAACACCGTCGGAAGCTCGGCCGCTCGCGAGTGCGACCACGCGCTGTACATCCGCGCCGGGCCGGAGATCGGCGTCGCCGCGACGAAGACGTTCGCGAGCCAGCAAGTCGCCCTGACGCTGCTCGCCTGTCACCTCGGCGGCGAGGCGACTCACGAACTGGTTCGGACACTGCGGGACGTCCCCGACCAGATTCAGACGATTCTCGACACCTCCCGAGCCACCTCGATCGCGCAGACGTACGTCGACTCGGACGCGTTCTTCTTCATCGGTCGTGGCTCCCAGTATCCCGTCGCGCTCGAGGGCGCACTCAAACTCAAGGAGATCTCCTACGAGCACGCCGAAGGGTTCGCCGCGGGCGAGTTGAAACACGGGCCGCTGGCGCTCGTCACGGAGGACACCCCGGTGTTCGCGATGGTGACCGGCGACGACGAACAGGCCCGCAAGACCGTGAGCAACGTCAAAGAGGTCAACGCCCGCGGCGCACCCGTCGTCGCGGTGACCGACGGGCAAACGAACGTGGACCGGTACGCCGATCACGTCCTCGAGGTGCCGCCGTCGACCGAGATCGGGACGGCGATCACCGCGAACGTCCAACTCCAGTTACTCGCGTACTGGATCGCCCACGAACTGGGGCGATCGATCGACAAACCGCGGCATCTGGCGAAGAGCGTGACCGTCGAGTAG
- a CDS encoding MFS transporter, with translation MTDDSSALADATASFLETYDEGERALEAVLEADAKRETWTFDDVGVDSGTFGELVSRGIVEKEAGEYRVGNPRVVEAVLAGEEVAADDRSKVTAVPSLERPHWAAPRAIAGVVGALIFLFATRIVGFRSVFRGDDVVLPENDPYYYRYWMEQLIAESSGPTDFGTIAEMPDRAAGTRPFSHAANWWFAELAGGDAWAAEMVAAWLPVAGALALGVVLYLLGVVMTGDVRVGIAAILMIALAPMHAVYTGVGFLEHRVHQYVWLGVTLLALAWLAVDLTNRRDRTDDSWTAVRSHLEQPWTWVAAVTLGVAIALTNLAWGGGTLHLIPLAGYIGLRAALDVRSSVSPLGANLPVVTGVGLATAISVGVHRRWEWHDSFVAYAPTLVLGGSIAVLLAGEVWYRRQWAGTRLVGVQVVVTVAGIELFRRFRPEDIVWVRERSQDLFARDSAATEAASLFAAEHAFLFGPLMQLGMGYYIALIVLAWAVWALSTRYEPAWLLLIVYAACWTVYAAFMMRFGAQLMVVLAVPAGMGLVYLLSVLDLARAPKPFRSDEGTGRRRNDVSEHSEATIELPSSPQIAAYTVAVVVVVSAFSFVYLPGFVGQVATDDEQYETAQAIASHANATPDQGHDEYVLSSWGDNRLYNYFVSGDSDRYGYASSNYEEFRTDGDPDGWYDEFDGEVGYVVMEGGGGNVESDDAQSQLHGGVTGGNAPSVDHYKAIYVHDDRSVSAFAVVPGATLEGSVEPDETLEVATDASVSGETLEYERDVTADDDGDFEVTVPYAGEYSVGDDTIDVTEEDVMNGSEVEAASR, from the coding sequence ATGACCGACGACTCGAGCGCACTCGCAGACGCCACCGCCTCGTTTCTCGAGACGTACGACGAGGGCGAGCGCGCGCTCGAGGCCGTCCTCGAAGCCGATGCTAAGAGGGAGACGTGGACGTTCGACGACGTGGGGGTGGATTCGGGGACGTTCGGTGAGCTGGTTTCTCGAGGAATTGTGGAGAAGGAAGCGGGCGAGTATCGGGTTGGGAATCCCAGAGTGGTCGAGGCAGTGCTCGCCGGGGAGGAAGTAGCGGCGGATGATCGCTCGAAGGTAACTGCAGTCCCGTCTCTCGAGCGGCCGCACTGGGCAGCGCCGCGGGCCATTGCGGGAGTGGTCGGTGCACTGATCTTCTTGTTCGCGACGCGTATTGTCGGCTTTCGGTCGGTGTTTCGAGGTGACGATGTCGTTCTCCCAGAGAACGACCCGTACTACTATCGGTACTGGATGGAACAGTTGATAGCGGAGTCATCCGGCCCGACTGATTTCGGAACGATTGCGGAGATGCCCGATCGCGCCGCGGGTACACGACCGTTCTCTCACGCGGCGAACTGGTGGTTCGCCGAACTCGCCGGAGGTGACGCGTGGGCCGCCGAGATGGTGGCCGCGTGGCTTCCCGTCGCCGGCGCACTCGCCCTCGGAGTCGTGCTCTACTTGCTCGGTGTCGTGATGACTGGCGACGTGCGGGTCGGTATCGCAGCGATTCTCATGATTGCACTGGCCCCGATGCACGCGGTGTACACCGGCGTGGGTTTCCTCGAGCACCGGGTTCACCAGTACGTTTGGCTCGGCGTGACGCTTCTCGCGCTCGCGTGGTTGGCCGTGGATCTGACGAACCGACGGGATCGAACCGACGACTCGTGGACGGCCGTTCGTTCCCACCTCGAACAGCCGTGGACGTGGGTCGCCGCGGTAACGCTCGGTGTTGCCATCGCGTTGACAAATCTGGCCTGGGGTGGTGGAACGTTGCACTTGATTCCGTTAGCCGGGTACATCGGGCTCCGGGCGGCGCTCGACGTTCGATCGTCAGTTTCACCCCTCGGTGCAAACCTTCCAGTCGTCACCGGTGTCGGCCTCGCCACGGCCATTTCGGTCGGCGTGCACCGACGGTGGGAGTGGCACGACTCGTTCGTGGCGTACGCGCCGACGTTGGTGCTCGGCGGGTCGATCGCCGTCCTCCTCGCGGGGGAAGTGTGGTACCGACGACAGTGGGCTGGGACTCGATTGGTCGGTGTTCAGGTCGTCGTGACGGTTGCGGGGATCGAGCTATTCCGTCGGTTCCGTCCGGAGGACATCGTCTGGGTACGCGAGCGATCCCAGGACCTGTTCGCCAGAGACAGCGCCGCGACGGAAGCAGCGTCGCTGTTCGCAGCCGAGCACGCGTTCCTCTTCGGGCCGCTCATGCAACTGGGGATGGGGTATTACATCGCCCTCATCGTTCTCGCGTGGGCCGTGTGGGCCCTCTCTACGCGATACGAGCCAGCCTGGCTCCTGTTGATCGTGTACGCCGCGTGTTGGACGGTTTACGCGGCGTTCATGATGCGATTCGGAGCCCAGTTGATGGTCGTGCTCGCGGTTCCGGCAGGAATGGGTCTCGTGTACTTACTCTCAGTGCTCGACCTCGCTCGCGCTCCGAAGCCGTTCCGTTCGGACGAGGGTACAGGGAGACGACGGAACGACGTGAGCGAACATTCGGAGGCGACGATCGAACTCCCCTCGAGTCCGCAGATTGCCGCGTACACGGTCGCCGTCGTCGTGGTCGTCTCCGCGTTCAGCTTCGTCTACCTGCCGGGTTTCGTCGGACAGGTGGCGACCGACGACGAACAGTACGAAACCGCACAGGCGATCGCCTCCCACGCGAATGCGACTCCCGACCAGGGCCACGACGAGTACGTCCTGAGTTCGTGGGGAGACAATCGGCTGTACAACTACTTCGTGAGCGGTGATTCGGACAGATACGGGTACGCGAGTTCGAATTACGAGGAGTTCCGCACCGACGGTGATCCCGACGGCTGGTACGACGAGTTCGACGGGGAGGTCGGATACGTCGTTATGGAGGGTGGCGGTGGGAACGTCGAGTCCGACGACGCCCAATCGCAGCTTCACGGTGGGGTCACCGGGGGCAACGCCCCATCGGTCGATCACTACAAGGCCATCTACGTACACGACGACCGATCCGTCTCGGCGTTTGCCGTCGTTCCCGGGGCGACGCTCGAGGGCTCTGTTGAGCCGGACGAAACGCTGGAGGTCGCGACCGACGCGTCGGTCTCCGGCGAGACGCTCGAGTACGAGCGGGACGTGACTGCCGACGACGACGGTGATTTCGAGGTGACGGTTCCGTACGCTGGCGAGTACAGCGTTGGGGACGACACAATCGACGTGACGGAGGAGGACGTGATGAACGGATCGGAGGTCGAGGCGGCCTCGAGGTAG
- a CDS encoding AbrB/MazE/SpoVT family DNA-binding domain-containing protein, whose amino-acid sequence MSVSEDATVTSKGQVTIPKRIRDKLELEEGTEIEFVLGDEGTLEIRPKKPAMDQLRDVRESLASHDIDLDAMRQESKNAWRSHGTDEEST is encoded by the coding sequence ATGTCCGTCTCTGAAGATGCGACGGTTACGAGCAAAGGCCAGGTCACGATTCCAAAACGGATTCGTGACAAACTCGAACTCGAGGAAGGGACAGAGATCGAATTCGTCCTCGGTGACGAGGGAACACTCGAGATTCGACCGAAGAAACCAGCGATGGACCAACTTCGCGACGTCCGAGAGAGCCTCGCGTCCCACGACATCGACCTCGACGCGATGCGACAGGAGTCGAAGAACGCGTGGCGCTCACACGGCACGGACGAGGAGTCGACGTGA
- a CDS encoding type II toxin-antitoxin system VapC family toxin — translation MIFLDSWVWLEFVFDGDSARAAEAAIERADSADEGGLITPTVLAEVSYRIRTVEDERTADDAIQAIHAYEHIESVPLIDEIGEYAAALRFKYYEPGERELSYADTIHLATAAIHDDCHTLYSGDPDFADLEELETVIL, via the coding sequence GTGATCTTCCTCGACTCGTGGGTCTGGTTAGAATTCGTTTTCGACGGGGACAGTGCACGCGCCGCAGAGGCGGCGATCGAACGCGCCGACAGCGCCGACGAAGGCGGTCTTATCACACCTACCGTCCTCGCGGAAGTTTCGTATCGGATTCGGACGGTCGAAGACGAACGAACAGCCGACGACGCGATTCAGGCGATTCACGCGTACGAACACATCGAAAGCGTCCCGTTGATCGACGAGATCGGCGAGTACGCAGCGGCCCTTCGGTTCAAGTACTACGAACCCGGCGAGCGAGAACTATCCTACGCGGATACGATCCACCTGGCGACTGCGGCGATTCACGACGACTGTCACACGCTCTATTCGGGAGATCCAGACTTCGCGGATCTCGAGGAACTCGAGACGGTTATTTTGTAG
- a CDS encoding winged-helix domain-containing protein: protein MSLKDGLILEFLREHDLELPAKPLYRNLNRHGHEIGYSTVRLRLAELEENGLIEKVDEAGYYQVSSKGRAYLDGELDVSDLERPE, encoded by the coding sequence ATGTCTCTCAAAGACGGGCTTATTCTCGAGTTTCTTCGGGAGCACGACCTCGAGCTTCCTGCAAAGCCACTCTATCGGAATCTGAACCGGCACGGACACGAGATTGGGTACTCGACCGTGAGACTACGCCTCGCCGAACTCGAGGAGAACGGATTGATCGAAAAAGTGGACGAAGCAGGCTACTATCAGGTGAGTTCGAAGGGAAGGGCATATCTCGATGGCGAACTCGACGTGAGTGACCTCGAGCGACCCGAGTAA
- a CDS encoding ABC transporter ATP-binding protein has translation MSHDDSSLDLTWREKGKALYRVATFQPWFAAGVIVLSVIAALFEGVGLSFIMPIVEVAQANDPAAEADGILAAFLAVYDFFGIPFSLGFLVAGVALVMTIRFTTSFLVGWFRAAIETKYVRHLQEESFRHALDAEVTYFDEEGSDDILNAIVTQAEYAGKVIRYAINVLEQGLLAAMYLTIAMILSPSLTVATLVLLGGVTILFRRVLDTGYSLGDEVADAKEGIQSNAQAGTQGVREVKLFDMIEELKSGFSRSAERFERNRIKVERNDAAITNFYELATAVTVFGLIYLALTFSSMNLAELGVFLFAMFQLGPKVSSLNKYVYRVESELPHLVRTQEFIDELERNTEPDGDSEPVPNPIERTEFDGVTFSYDSSDEAVLRDISFGFDRGEFVAFVGPSGAGKSTIASLLGRMYEPDGGEITANGTPIDEFDIQEWRSRVTVVRQDPHVFNDTLRRNVTVGNRDATQGDIEEACAIAQVTEFLEELPEGYDTVLGDQGVKLSGGQRQRVAIARALLKDADLLILDEATSDLDTSLEKEVHEGIEGMERDYAMLVIAHRLSTVTNADHIYTVEDGTIVEAGTHEELINDGSEYFELYTIQSQ, from the coding sequence ATGTCTCACGACGATTCTTCGCTCGACCTCACGTGGCGCGAAAAGGGAAAGGCCCTCTACCGAGTTGCAACGTTCCAACCGTGGTTCGCCGCCGGTGTCATCGTTCTCAGTGTAATCGCGGCCCTGTTCGAAGGGGTCGGTCTGAGTTTCATCATGCCGATCGTCGAGGTCGCGCAGGCGAACGATCCTGCAGCAGAGGCCGACGGCATCTTGGCAGCGTTTCTGGCGGTGTACGACTTCTTCGGCATACCGTTTTCGCTTGGATTTCTGGTCGCTGGCGTCGCGCTGGTGATGACTATCAGATTTACGACGTCGTTTCTCGTCGGCTGGTTTCGGGCAGCGATCGAGACGAAATACGTGCGTCACCTTCAGGAGGAGTCGTTCCGACACGCACTGGATGCAGAAGTCACGTACTTTGACGAAGAGGGATCCGACGACATTCTCAACGCGATCGTGACGCAGGCCGAGTATGCGGGGAAGGTCATCAGGTACGCGATCAACGTACTCGAGCAGGGGCTACTCGCGGCGATGTACCTGACGATCGCAATGATTCTCTCGCCGTCGTTAACCGTCGCGACGCTCGTGTTACTCGGTGGCGTCACGATTTTGTTCCGTCGCGTCCTCGATACCGGCTATTCGCTCGGTGACGAGGTCGCGGACGCGAAAGAGGGCATTCAGTCGAACGCGCAAGCGGGCACGCAGGGCGTCCGCGAGGTGAAATTGTTCGACATGATCGAGGAGTTGAAGTCCGGATTTTCGCGCTCTGCAGAACGATTCGAGCGAAACCGGATCAAGGTCGAGCGTAACGACGCGGCGATCACCAACTTCTACGAGTTGGCGACCGCCGTGACCGTCTTCGGACTCATCTACCTCGCGTTGACGTTCTCGTCGATGAACCTCGCCGAACTCGGCGTGTTCCTCTTCGCGATGTTCCAGCTCGGGCCGAAGGTCTCGAGCCTAAACAAGTACGTCTACCGCGTGGAGAGCGAACTTCCCCACCTCGTTCGCACGCAGGAGTTCATCGACGAACTCGAGCGAAACACCGAACCCGACGGGGACAGTGAGCCAGTGCCGAACCCGATCGAACGAACGGAGTTCGACGGCGTGACGTTCAGCTACGACTCGAGCGACGAAGCCGTGCTACGAGACATCTCCTTCGGGTTCGATCGCGGCGAGTTCGTGGCCTTCGTCGGTCCGTCGGGTGCAGGGAAGTCGACCATCGCGTCCTTACTCGGGCGGATGTACGAGCCGGACGGCGGCGAGATCACGGCCAACGGAACCCCGATCGACGAGTTCGACATTCAGGAGTGGCGCTCTCGAGTGACCGTCGTCCGTCAGGACCCCCACGTGTTCAACGATACCCTTCGTCGGAACGTCACCGTCGGCAACCGAGATGCGACACAGGGAGACATCGAAGAGGCGTGTGCAATCGCACAGGTTACGGAGTTCCTCGAGGAACTGCCAGAGGGTTACGACACCGTACTGGGCGACCAGGGCGTGAAATTGTCGGGTGGGCAACGTCAGCGGGTGGCGATCGCTCGAGCACTGCTGAAGGACGCAGATCTGTTGATTCTTGATGAGGCGACTAGTGATTTGGATACGTCGCTCGAGAAAGAGGTTCATGAGGGAATCGAAGGGATGGAACGTGATTACGCGATGTTGGTAATAGCGCATCGCTTGTCAACTGTGACGAACGCAGATCATATCTACACGGTTGAAGATGGGACGATAGTTGAAGCAGGTACACACGAGGAATTGATAAACGACGGGAGTGAATACTTTGAATTATATACAATTCAATCACAGTAA